GGGCGAGGGCAAAAAGCCGCACCCCATCAAGCTGCGCGACAATGACCGCATGACGGAGCTGGTCGAGAAGCTTAATAAGTTAGCTGCCAAGCTCGGCTGAATCTGTCGTTAGCCTTGCGTCAGCGTGGCGATGTGGACGGCGACGGACTCCGCAAGTGCATCGATATTATAGCCGCCTTCAAGACAGCTAACGATGCGTCCACCGCCGTGGACTTTTGCAGCATCCATGACCTTCCGCGTTAGGACGGCAAAGTCCTCACTCGCGAGTCCGAGATTCCCGACAGGGTCATCCATGTGGGCATCAAAGCCGGCGCTAATGATCACAAGATCAGGCTTAGCGGCGGCGATGGCCTTCTCGAGCCCACGACTAAACAGTTCTAAGTATTCGGAACGGGCAGTGCCAAAACTTACGGGCACATTAAGCGTCGTGCCGAGTCCTTTGCCGGTACCGGTTTCACTGCTGTCACCAGTACCTGGATAAAATGGGTAGCGGTGGATACTATAAAAATAGACCGAAGGATCTTCATAAAAGATGTCCTGCGTGCCGTTGCCATGATGGACATCCCAATCGACGATGAGAACGCGATGCGCGCCGTGTTTAGCCTGAGCGTGTCTAGCAGCGAGGGCGACGTTATTAAACAGGCAAAAGCCCATACTCGTGGCGGCCGTTGCGTGGTGTCCTGGAGGACGCATCAAGCATACGGCGTGCTTATCCTGTCCGGACATGACGACATCCACAGCTGCCGTGGCTGTACCGGCGGCCATGAGCGCGACGTCGAATGAATCAGGTGACACCACCGTATCAGCATCGAGTTTGCCCCCGCCTTTGGCGGCGAGCGTTCTAGCTGCTTGAATCTGCTCAGGGCTATGCACGGTGGCAAGCTGCTCTAAACTAATATTTGCCACGTTGCCGCGGCGGCACTTCTCAAGCCAGCCACCGGTCTCGAGCTCTTTGTCGATACTGACGAGTCGATGAGCGCTCTCAGGGTGTTGGCCAGTGTTGTGGTCACGAAACCGATGATGAGTAAATAACGTCGTCATATTGAGCTTAGCTCCGCGTGAGATTTAAGCGACTTCCGTTGACCCGCAGCCTCGAGCCATTGATATGCTCGCTCGTCTGGGTTGGAAGCATGGACTACGTCTGCGATGACGGCCACACCTGAGGCACCTAGCCTCATTGCCTCTCGTACGTGTTCAGCCTTGAGTCCACCGATGGCTACCAAGGGTTGTTCAAACATAGAACGCCAAGTTTTGATTTTACCCAGGCCGTGCGGTCCAAAACGCAGTGATTTGCATGTCGTAGGAAATATCGGTCCCAGAGCGATATAAGATGGATTTACACCTTTGGCTACGGCTGCTTCACTAAGGCTGTGCGTGCTAATACCTAGTCGCAGACCCGCACTGGCAATCGCAGCTAGATCAGCCGTCCCTAGGTCCTCCTGACCGAGATGAACACCGTAAGCCTTAAGTTCTATGGCCTCACGCCAATGATCGTTAATAAATAATCTGACATTGCGGACGCGGCAATAGTCGACGGCCTGTTTGATCTGCTGTATGAGCGCGGACCCCTCAAGATCCTTGATGCGTAGCTGTATGGTTGATGTGCCGCAGTCAACCAGTCGTTTCACCCAAGAAAACGTATCGACCACCGGGTAAAATCCAAGCGGTTCCGGACCACAGGGTGGAAAGCTCAACGGTCTAGCAAGTGGAAGAGTCTCGGACCTTGACGGTAGATCGCTAGGGTCCACATCGGTAGTTCCTAAACCAAGGAGACGTACGCCGGTCTCTGTATCGATAGCGGACCGCATCTTGCGATTTACATAAATACGTGCAGCAACTAGAGCGTCGTGAATCTCACAGCCCTCAGCAATGCGCGCGGTAACTGCCGATGCTAGGGCACAGCCGGTGCCACGCGCGCCATGCGGTAGACGATCGGTGGTGAGCCAATATTGACTCGCTGTATCGGCGTAGTAATCATGACACAAGGCGCTCGCGAGATGGCCGCCTTTGATAAGGACCCGGCGCGCGCCCAGGGCTAGTAGCTTTGCGGCAATTGCCGGTAAGTCTTCGGGGCCATTAATCTGACTACCGGTGAGTGAGACTGCTTCATCAACGTTTGGTGTTAGTAAATCAACACGAGGCAAAAGCTTGGTCTTCATCGCCGTTATGTTGTCGTCGTCGCTTAGTGCACCACCACTAGTGGCTTTGACGAGAGGATCGAGTATGACAAACGTACGATCTACAGAGCGATCTTTGGTGATGTACTCAGCCACCTTGGAAACATTTGCTGCGGAGCCTAGCATTCCTATTTTGATGGCCGCTGGTTTGGGCATGGTTGGACTAGCCAGCGACTGCAGCTGAGCTTCAACGATAGCCGGATCGACCATGTGAGCATCGGACCACTGGGTAAAGTTTTGAGCCGTCGTCGCCGTCACGACCGTACAGGCATGAACGCCGTGCTCAGAGACGGTGATGAGATCCCGCTGGCAACCCGCCGCCCCACTCGGATCAGAACCGGCAATGATCCAGACTAGTTTCATCACGAGTTACCTCACTTACCTCAGGGTTGATGACGACGGGACAGACGCTTGGGTATCATCGCCGCCAGTAAACGCACGTCCCAGCACTGGGGTCGAGGGCACGGCAAATTCACGTGGCGCTATCATGCCGGCTTGGTAAGCGAGGCGCCCCGCGGTCACGGCATGAGCAAAGGCGCTTGCCATTTTTGCTGGCTCGTCGGCCATGGCGACTGCGGTATTTAAGAGCACGGCATCACAGCCTAGCTCTAAAGCCTGAGTCGCGTCGGAGGGCTTGCCGAGCCCAGCGTCGATAATCAGCGGTATATCGGGAAACCGCGCGCGTAGTGTCTTGATGGCACGCGGATTCGTCAGCCCCAATCCTGAGCCTATCGGTGAGGCCCACGGCATGAGGACGCGGCATCCGACATCAACGAGCCTCTGAGCCAAAATCAGGTCATCCGTAGTGTAGGGAAACACCTCGAATCCCTCGCGACAAAGGATGGTAGCAGCCTCCACCAAACCGAATGGATCAGGCTGCAAGGTGTAATCATCGCCGATCACCTCGAGCTTAATCCAATTGGTGTCGAAGAGATCACGCGCCATATGGGCTGTCGTTACAGCTTCTTGCACCTGATAACAACCCGCGGTATTAGGAAGGATCCGCACGGGTAGCTCGCGCAGATAACTCCAGAATTTTTGGCCGCTCTGCTTATCGGCACTTTCACGACGCAGCGATACAGTGATGATCTCGCAGCCTGATGCCGTGATAGCTTGCTGCAAACTTTGTGCTGATGGATATCGCGAGGTACCCAAAAGTAGGCGGCTGTTTAGTTTTGTATCGCCGATGTGCCACATGTGCCACTTACCTCACTTAGCCACCTGCCATAGGGGCTAGAATTTCAATGTCGTCGCCAGCATTTACGGGATGCGCGCCAAATTCGGATCGTTTGACGCAGGTCTTGTTGATGGCGACTGCGACAAAGTTTTGTTGGTATCCTAGTTGCGCGAGTAAGTGGTCGACGTTATCGACAGTGTCTATCTGACATGTGTTGCCGTTAATTCTTAGTTCCATTGCGGATCTCGTTCCCAATCTTTTATCCCCTCTCGCGTAACAAGACGTAGCTCATTTTCACTCAAGGGCTCATCTCTTAGTGTTTTCAATGTTACTGCGACCAGCAGGGGCGCCATCAAAAACCCGTAGCGGAATAGTCCATTGAGTCGCCAAACCCCGTCGTCAATCATGAGGCGAGGTAAGTTGTCGCTGAGGGCGGGTCGGCAATTGGTAACCAAGTTTTCGATGTTAGCGTAGCGAAATCCTGGATGGACGCTGTAAGCGGCGGAGAGTAGCTCCATCGCCGATTTCACGCTCACCGGTGCAAGACTCTCACTCTCGATCTGCGTCGCACCAATAGCGTAACGATTGTCCCCGCGCGGCACTATATAGATCGGGTAACGTCCGTGCACCAAATGTACGGCGTGCTGCAAATTAACCTCAGGAGCGATCACCTCGACGAGCTCTCCACGCACGCCGCGCAGATCTTTGACATCAGTCTGAGCGTTAAAACCGCGACAGTCGAAGACGCGGTCGTAGGTCTCAGATTTTTCCTTGCCGACACCAATACGATCGGCCTGAAGCTCCGTAACTGCAAGAGGCATGCGGCAGGTGATTGCACTCTGTTCGATGGCGCATCTCAGCCCGGCAAGTACCTCGTGATTCAAGATGTACCCATCGTGGGGTAGGTACAGAGCTTGGCGAAAAGATGCCGCGGCGAATGCTGGTTCCACCACACAAAGATGCGCGTAATCTAGAAGGCGCGGCTCCGCCGCTGGGAAACGCCGCGTTAACTTTTGCTGAAGTTCTGCGAGCAGAGCCGTGTCGCCCGAGTGAGCGACATGGAGCGTGCCGCGCCTAACCCTAGTGGTGTTTATATGATGCACCTGAAGTAGCTCATGCCACAAATCAGTTGACTGCATACCTAGGGCAAATATGCGCGGCTCTGTATTGTGGACAGCTTCGAGTGCCGGCGTCAGTAGACCGGCCGCAGCAAAGCTGCAAGCAGCCCGGCTGTCCCATCCCACCCGATCGTAGATGGTCACATCCCAGCCGCATCGGTGGAGCTGCAAAGCTAGGAGTCGTCCTAGCACGCCAGCACCAACGACGGCTGCTCGCTGACTCACTCGTGTCCCTCCGCACTTGCAGCTTTAGCCAAATCCTGGCTGATCCGCATCGAACAGAATTTGGGACCACACATGGAGCAGAAATGAGCCGATTTGGCGTGCTTCTGCGGCAGTGTTTCATCGTGATAACGCCGCGCAGTCTCTGGATCCAGGGCTAGATTGAATTGGTCCTCCCAGCGGAACGAAAACCGCGCGCGTGACAGAGCGTCGTCGCGTCGCCGGGCGCCCGGATGACCCTTAGCTAAATCGGCCGCATGCGCAGCAATCTTGTAGGCGATGATACCGGCTTTGACATCGTCTCTATTGGGCAGCCCTAGGTGTTCTTTGGGGGTGACATAGCAAAGCAGTGCCGTGCCAAACCAGCCGATCATCGCAGCGCCGATTGCACTCGTGATGTGATCGTATCCAGGCGCGATATCGGTCACCAACGGCCCCAGCGTGTAAAACGGAGCCTCGTGACAGTGTTTGATTTGCAGCTCCACGTTCTCCTGCACCATGTGCATGGGCACATGGCCTGGTCCTTCAATCATGACCTGCACATCATGACGCCAAGCGATCTCGGTTAGTTGTCCCAGTGCTTTGAGCTCAGCAAATTGCGCCTCATCGTTAGCGTCGGCGGTTGAGCCGGGACGCAGTCCGTCGCCGAGCGAAAAGGAGACATCGTAGGCCTTCATGATGGCGCAGATGTCTTCAAAGCGCGTATAGAGGAAATTCTCTTGGCCGTGATGGTGGCACCACTGCGCCATGATCGAGCCACCGCGTGACACGATACCCGTCACGCGATTTTTAGTGAGTGGGATGAAATCTCTGAGAACTCCAGCGTGAATAGTGAAGTAGTCGACTCCCTGTTCGGCCTGCTCAATAAGGGTGTCGCGGTATACCTCCCACGTGAGGTCTTCGATGCGCCCGTTGACCTTTTCGAAGGCCTGATAAAGCGGTACGGTGCCGATCGGCACTGGTGAGTTGCGGATGATCCAATCCCGCGTCACATGAATATTTCGTCCAGTCGATAGATCCATCACCGTGTCAGCACCCCAGCGGGTGGCCCACACGAGTTTTTCCACTTCTTCCTGAATCCCAGAGCTGACGGCCGAGTTACCGATGTTGGCATTGATCTTGACGAGGAAGTTGCGGCCGATAATCATCGGCTCGATCTCAGGATGGTTGATATTAGCTGGGATAATGGCGCGTCCTCGCGCAATCTCCTCGCGGACGAATTCTGGCGTGATGACACTTGGGATCGAGGCGCCGTAACTTTTGCCCGCGAGGCGCTGGTCACGTTCACGTTCGGCCGCCTTTAGGTCAAGGCTGCGGCGCCGTTCGTTCTCACGAACCGCCACGTATTCCATTTCAGGGGTGATGATGCCGCGCCGCGCATAATGCATCTGCGTCACATTGCGGCCGTAGGCAGCTCGTCTGGGCACGCGTTTTAGGCCTGGGAACTGCTCGGTCGACAGGTCGCCACGTGGCTGCAACTTAGGTGCGGTAGGGGCGTATAACTCGGTGTCGCCGCGATCGCTGATCCAGTCCTCGCGCAGCGCCTCAAGGCCTTTGGTGATGTCTACCTGCAGGGTATCGTCAGAGTAAGGGCCGCTTGTGTCGTACACTACGACAAGACCATCGTCCTCGGGAGCTCCAGCGGTTTTAGCTCCAACCGCAATCGCTCTCATCGGCACGCGAAGGCTCGGAAATAGCTCACCCGCGACATAGATCTTGCTGGATCCAGGCAGTGGCCCGGTACACGGGGTGTATTTAATCTCAGGATTAACAGTGGTCGGGGTAGGACTTGTGGTTCTGGGATCGCCATGGTGCATCGTAAGGTCCCTCTCTATAGTGACGGCGATGGATATGGCTAGCACGAAGCAATTCCCGAGTAAAGCTGCTAGGTCTAAAGTCGGTGATCATGTTAGCTTCTGGGAAACTTATGGGGCTCTAAGAGGAGGCACCACTACTTGGACGCATCAAGTCAGACCATTCTCGGCAAAAGCTGGGACCCAAATATGATCCTTTGGCTTTTTGTGAGCCTGCGTTTAGGCCAGATGGCTGTAGAGCGTTTTTTGTCGACGCTCAATCGCAGCTATTACAGTTCTGCTGAGCGGCAGCGTCTAGCCAGTCAAATGCTCGGTATCAGCGATGCCGCGATGCAGAAGAGTCTGGCTTACAGCAACGATAAGTTTATATTCGCCCGGGTTGCAGGGACGTTATCACTAGCCTGCACGCTGGCATTTCTCATCGTCGGCGGTCTCGGTGTCCTTGAAAATTTGGCGCAAAAGGGGAGTCAGCTCACGTTTCCATCTGAGTTGGTGACCGGGCTCTACTTTTTCGGCCTGTTAGGCCTTTTAAGTAGCGTCTTTAGTCTGCCATTTGATTATTACCGAACTTTTGTCCTGGAGCAGAAGCACGGCTTTAACCGCCAGACGCCACGAGGATTCTGGGTCGACAGGCTGAAGGGTCTCATATTAGCGGTCGCTTTAGGTGCGCCAATTTTAAGTTTATTGCTGTGGCTCATCCAGGCGGCCGGCACCTGGTGGTGGCTCTATGCATGGGTGGCTTTGAGCGCCTTTAGTGTCCTGACCGCATGGCTTTACCCTACCTTTTTGGCGCCGTTATTTAACAAGTTCACGCCAGTCACGGATGAGGGACTTAAACAAGGTATCGAGACACTCGCCGCTAAGGTTGGATTCCGCACGGCGGGTATCTCGATCATGGATGCGTCGCAGCGGTCTAGTCACGGTAATGCTTATTTTACGGGTGTTTTTGGTAAAAAGCGGATCGTACTGTTCGACACGCTGGTCCAGGCCATGGCCCCGCATCAGGTGGTAGCGGTCTTGGCGCATGAGCTAGGTCACTTCAAGTTGCATCATGTGAGATGGTCCCTGATCCGAGGCGTCCTAGCGACGGGGCTCATCTTTTACCTGCTCAGCCTATGCCTACCGATGACCATCTTTTACCAGAGCTTTGGTCTCAGTGGGGTATCCGCCCACGGTGCTCTCGTGGTGTTTTCGCTATGGTTTGGGCTACTTGATTTCGCCCTTCAGCCTATCGGCAACGCGATCTCGAGACGCAACGAGTTTGCGGCTGACCGCTTTGCCACGGAGCATACCGGCAGCGCTCATGAGCTAGGCAGTGCCCTCCTCAAGCTGCGTGAGACTAGTGCCGGAATGCCGCTCAGCCACCCACTGTTCTCGGCCTTTTACCATTCTCATCCTCCTCTGCTCGAACGCTTGACGGCTTTGGGTTATACTCGAGATGAGGCGCAACCGATGGTGGTGCATCCATCGTGACGCTCATGCACCATGCTACTCAGTTACCGGTGGTTAGACCGATGACCAAGTTGACGAGAACGCAAGAAAAAGCGCTGGATTTCATCCGTGCCGCGAGTGCCAAGACCGGCGTCTCGCCGACGTTGCGCGAGATCTGTGCGCATATGGGTTATAAGGCCATAGGCTCGGCTCAGGATCTGGTGATGGCACTGCGGCGTAAGGGATTTTTGGAGGAGAATGAGCGCCAGTCGGCACGTGCTCTGGTGCTCACGGCCATGGCTCGCCAGCAGATGGCTGGCGAGGATGCGCTCGAGGAGACTTCCGATGCGCTAGCCGTGCCGCTACTGGGCAAGGTCCCAGCCGGTAATCCCGTGCTAGCTGTCGAGGAGCGCATTGGCAACCTGAGAGTCTCGCTCTCTCTCGTGTCGGCCAGCTCACGGCAGTCGCTCAAGGCGCAGAATTTGTTTGCGCTGCAAGCCACCGGCGACAGTATGGTGGGTGCAGGCATCTTGGACGGCGATTTTCTGGTGGTCAAAGTTAACAACGATCCCAAAAAGGGTAGTATCGTCGTCGCGCGTCTAGACGGCGACGTGACAGTCAAGCGCCTCATGCACGAGGACAAATCTGGCTGGTTTTTGAAACCAGAGAATCCTCGCTTCCAGAATATCTACGCCAGCCAAGATGCTTTTGAGGTGATCGGCGAGGTTGTGGCCTTGCAGCGCGCGCTATCCTGATCTGCGCCATTACGATCTGCGCCATTACGATCTGGCAGCTGCCATGAGATCAACCAGCGCCTGCGCAATCTCCCGTTTGATGGGAGCGGCAACGCTTAGCTTGTCGTGATCAGCCTTAAGATAGATAGTCGTGCGGTCACTCTTAACGAGATAGCTCACCCCAACGACACCAGGGTAAGTGTCAGTGAATCCTGAACACGCAAGTCCAGGACGCGCTCCAGGATGCGAGGTCGTGACGGTGCACGCGGTGATATCCTGCCACGGCGCTGCCATGATGCGATGGCGTCCACGCCAGTAGATTCCGTCCGACTTGAGGCTCAGTGGTCCCCAGGTGATGTTTGAGCTGAGTAAGGCCGTTAGATGCAGGACTGGGCTATGGCCCTTTTTGCACGCACGGATGCGGTCGCGGTGAGCCTCCTGCCCTGCGCTGATAAGACGACGTCGCTCGGTTTGATGGGCCTCACCAAACTCATGCACTAGCCGCGCCATGGCGGGCGTGAGAGTCAATATAGAGTCGTAGCGACCAGATTGGGTGTGGCGCATGTGCACGGCTTCGGTACTATTTATAAAGCGGCCAAACACTTTAAAACAGGCCATATGTATAGCTGCCTGCATGATGAAGTCGGCATTAAGACCTAGCGCCTTAGCCTCTACTGTGCCTAGCTCCATCGCATCCCAAGTGTCGATGGCAAACTGCTCAGCCTCTGCATGGAGCATGGTTGCCGTGGTCGCGATGGTTTGAGCCAATTGATTGTCGATCTGCCATTTTATTGAGGCAAAATTAAGCGCCTTCCCCCCAACGCACGACGTCTCGAGCTCCGCGTTCAGATACTGGACATAACGTAGCGTCGGATGACCATCGAGGAATGAATGATCGCGATTAATACCCGCAGTCCCGTCACCAGTGACGATGAGCTGGTGACTTTTATCAAACCAGCGACTAGCGAAGTTACCCAAGATCAGGTGACGCATGGCTGCGGTACGATGCGTGCTCTGTTGATCCATATCCCCATTAAAGTCAAAATCTAGAGCCAGTAAAAATAGCGCCTCGTCCATGGAGCTCAGCGAACTCGCGTTGACTGCTGATGTGGCGAGTTGTCGCCGGATCATTGCCCATGACGGGCGTGGTAACGCAGTCAGCAGGCCGACTTGGGCCTCCGTGTCTCTAGGTGATGCAACGATGCCCTGGAATGTTGCTACCAAATCCGCGCAGGTCGGCACGGTGTCGTCCAGGTCGATGCGGTAGAAATGACCTTGGTAAGCGACGACGAAGTGCCGTGCGTCCGGGACGTGAAGGCGCGCGTCTTTTAACTCACCTGGCAGACGACTGGTGCCGAAAAAGTAGGGATACTGTTCAGACTCCAGCAGATAACCAGACTCCACTTCAGGGGCCAGGGAATTAGTCTTTAGTTCCCTGTGAAACAGCAGTGCTCGTCGTGTGAGATTTGCTGCCCGCTCAACGGCAGAAATATTTTGATCCGGCTTCTCAAAGAGATAAGAAATATTGGAGAACAAAGCTAAGGACTCACGCCCGGTTAAGTAGGCGTCTGTCATCGTTTGATTCTGCCAATCGCGCGCGGCACCCTGTTTAAGAGTCGCACTACGCTCGATGATGGATCTGGCGACGGTAAAGAAAATATCGCGTCGCCATCGATCTCCCAGAGACGTCTCAGCATAGCGCGCCGCATCACGAAGTTCGGCCAGAGTATCTTTTACTGGTGGCATTGGCCTCAGACTGAGCGGCTTTACGTCCACGGCGAAGTCCTTACTGGTGCGCGCAAAGCGCCAGCATACCACAACGGACTTAGTTGGCTAGGGACTGCCTTGCGGTTTGATGATCGGTTTGATGATCAGCTACCTGGTGTGATGCGGGAGCAGGACGCCAGGCTGGCCCTTTAAAGGCATACTTGATGGCGACACTAAAGCTACCGGCGTCGCGCATGTCGCGCAGCAAAAGCGCGGTCTCGTGAAAATTGATCACGAACGGGTTATAGGAATTAAGCGGCTTAGTGAGCCCAAAGCGCACCGGCACCTCTTTCAACTCAGCTTGATAGGTGCCAAAAAGGCGGTCCCATATCATCAAAATGCCACCGTGGTTTTTATCAAGATAGGACTCGTTGGCAGCGTGATGCACACGGTGGTTGCTTGGACTATTAAAATAATGGTCAAACCAACCCAAGTGCCCAACCGATTCCACGTGGATCCAGTACTGATAGAGCAACACCAGATATTTGCTGATCGCCAGCAACACAGGATCCATCCCGAGCAAAACCAGTGGCACATAAAATAGCAAATCACCTAAGATCCCAATCCACGGCAGCCTAACCGCTGTAGATAGGTTGTACTCCTTGGAGCTGTGATGGACGGAGTGATAAGTCCAAAACAGTCTGATCTCGTGAGAGAGACGATGGTTCCAGTAGTAGAGGAGGTCGGCCACAACAAAGGTTAGTAGGGCTGTCCACCAGTTAAGAGGCAGCTTCAGTGGGGCCCATTGGGCTACGTGAGTCAGCACTGTCACCAAAACTGTGCCCGTTAGGAGCCAGTTCAGTGGGCGGTTGATGGCCCAGATGGCCAGGTTAGCCAAAGTTTCTTTGCGGTCGCGCTGTTTGCTCCGTAGCGCTAAAGTCACCACAAACTCGAGCAAAGCGATGCTAACTACGATGTAGGGAGAATACTCAAGAAAAGATTGGATCGTATGCATGACCATAGCTCCCAAAGCTCTTTAGATGGGGTCTGGGCGACAACACCGCCCATAAATTAAGCTTAATCACTTGATTGAATTTGTCAATCAAGTGATTAATAAATTTACTCAACATACTGTAATAACGGGTAAAAAGTGCCGAAGACTAGATCTAGACGCGCCTCCAAGGTGCGATCAGCCGCTGACTCTAAACAGGTTCTTATTGATGCGGCGATTAAGTTATTTGCCGAGCGCGGCTTTGACGGGACTACCACCCGTGACATTGCTGACGCCAGTGGGCTCAATATCAGTCTGATCTCGTATTACTTCGGCGGTAAAGACGGACTCCTACAGGCCGCTCTCGAGTATATCGAGAGCTATCTCAATAAACCTGAGTTACTCCAAATCACTCCAGATCGGACGCGTTACTTTGAGGGGTGGCGTCATTTTATCGCCGATTTTATGCGCTCCCATGTCGCTAATCCAAACATGCACCGCTTGGTGCAGCGCGAGCAGGAGCGCGATAGCCTCATCTTTAAGACCATGGTGCAGCAACGCTACGCACCCTGGTATAAGCGCATCATGACCTATATCGAGCATGGGCAATCATCAGGCTGGTTAAAACCTCACCTCAATCCAAGTACCGTCGCCCTAGCAATCCACGGAGCTATGGTGCAGCAAGTGCGGCTTGATGTCTTTCTCCATCAACTCCGGGGGCAAACACTCAAGGATTCGGCGCACCTTGAGGCGGTAATCGAGGATCTCTGCGCGATTTTACTCGCGGGAGTTGAGGGGAGCGGATGATGGCAAGTGAGGTGCGTCTGTCCTCCGCTGACATGACAGCGCCGCAATGGAGATGTCAGCCTCGTATTTAGTTGTGCCATCCTCTGTAGTTAAACACTATCGCTCTCACTGACACCTGCATGTCTTTGGTATTTTGCAATGTAATCCTTCATCTTCGGCTCCTGAGGGCGAAGGAGCTACCTAATGGATTTACTAGATCCCAAAAACGATGCGGTATTTAAATACATGCTGGCGGGTGATGATACTGAAGATCTGCGGATCAGTTTACTGACGGCGATCTTGAGACCAGAGTCACCGATCGTAACAGCGACGGTAAAAAACCCGCATCTGCCAAAAAAGCATATCCGCGATAAAGATACGGTGCTCGATATCCTGATGGAGCTCAGTGACGGTAGACTTGTCGACTTAGAGATGCAGATGGCATGGCGGTCATATATCCCGGAGCGCGCGTATTACTACGGCAGTCGTGTGATCAACGCGCAGCTGAGTCGTGGTCAGCGCTACCAAAGCCTGAAGCCGGTCTCGACTATATTCTTGCTCAATGCCATCGGATTCCCTGAGGCGCCAGCGGACCACGGCCACTATGTGTTTAGCATGAAAGAGCAGTCTAACCTGGCTCAGCTGCCACCGCTATTTACCATGCACTTTGTCGAGATTCCCAAAATCATCCGCAACTTGCCAGCCGCCCTTCACTCGCAAGAAGACTTGGCTTTGGCACTTTGGTGCAAATTTTTGTATAGTCCTCATCAATTAGGACTCGCAGGACTCGACGAGGTGATAGCCACCATGCCAGCACTGAAGAAAGCCAAAAAAAAGCTAGAGGAAATCTCCGCCGACGAGGAGAAGCGGGAGATAGCCCGCATGCGCGAGCGCGGTCGTCGTGACTACGAGAGTGATCTCGAGTACGCACTGACACGCGGTAGGGCTGAGGGTATAGCAGAGGGTGAAGCAAGGGGCAGAGCAGAGGGTGAACGAGCAGCAAAGATCACACTGCTTCATGGGCTACTCGGCAATGTTGCTACATCGGGATTATCAAGTAAGGAGCTTGCGACTCTTTGCGGACTGAGTGTGGACGAGGTTGAGAACCTGCGCGCTGACTCAACTGCTGCGTCTAGTATATTTAAACCTTAAACACCCCGCGAGAACTCTCCAATTTTTTTGATGAAAATAAATAGGGAGCTGTTTGTTCCTGCTAAAAATCCCGCATAATTGCCAAGATCTTCGACAGAGATCAGGTGCCCACAGGTTCCGAAACTGCACACGTAACCATCCCTTGAGACTCATCATTAAGCGGCGTTAAGTTGCGCAATGCATGGCATAAAATATCCGCTATCCGCTAGGCAGGCGTGTCATGCCCATGTCAACTAAGACTCTCATCAATATTGGCACTATTTTCGCATTACATGTTATAGTGATGGCAAGGGCGCCAGGCTGCGCTCAGGCATTAGTCACTGTCGTATAACTGTACAAAAGCCACTAAAAGATAGTGTGCGCTGGTGCTTGCGACAAAAAATCCTCCGAAAAACCAGTAAACTGAAAAATGCTTAGGCATCTTTCGGTGGCACTGTATTTGCCATTTTCTGGGGTCGAAGAACCGCCTCGCAGGCAATCGTAATG
This genomic stretch from Deltaproteobacteria bacterium harbors:
- the thiC gene encoding phosphomethylpyrimidine synthase ThiC, translating into MHHGDPRTTSPTPTTVNPEIKYTPCTGPLPGSSKIYVAGELFPSLRVPMRAIAVGAKTAGAPEDDGLVVVYDTSGPYSDDTLQVDITKGLEALREDWISDRGDTELYAPTAPKLQPRGDLSTEQFPGLKRVPRRAAYGRNVTQMHYARRGIITPEMEYVAVRENERRRSLDLKAAERERDQRLAGKSYGASIPSVITPEFVREEIARGRAIIPANINHPEIEPMIIGRNFLVKINANIGNSAVSSGIQEEVEKLVWATRWGADTVMDLSTGRNIHVTRDWIIRNSPVPIGTVPLYQAFEKVNGRIEDLTWEVYRDTLIEQAEQGVDYFTIHAGVLRDFIPLTKNRVTGIVSRGGSIMAQWCHHHGQENFLYTRFEDICAIMKAYDVSFSLGDGLRPGSTADANDEAQFAELKALGQLTEIAWRHDVQVMIEGPGHVPMHMVQENVELQIKHCHEAPFYTLGPLVTDIAPGYDHITSAIGAAMIGWFGTALLCYVTPKEHLGLPNRDDVKAGIIAYKIAAHAADLAKGHPGARRRDDALSRARFSFRWEDQFNLALDPETARRYHDETLPQKHAKSAHFCSMCGPKFCSMRISQDLAKAASAEGHE
- a CDS encoding M48 family metallopeptidase, with protein sequence MDASSQTILGKSWDPNMILWLFVSLRLGQMAVERFLSTLNRSYYSSAERQRLASQMLGISDAAMQKSLAYSNDKFIFARVAGTLSLACTLAFLIVGGLGVLENLAQKGSQLTFPSELVTGLYFFGLLGLLSSVFSLPFDYYRTFVLEQKHGFNRQTPRGFWVDRLKGLILAVALGAPILSLLLWLIQAAGTWWWLYAWVALSAFSVLTAWLYPTFLAPLFNKFTPVTDEGLKQGIETLAAKVGFRTAGISIMDASQRSSHGNAYFTGVFGKKRIVLFDTLVQAMAPHQVVAVLAHELGHFKLHHVRWSLIRGVLATGLIFYLLSLCLPMTIFYQSFGLSGVSAHGALVVFSLWFGLLDFALQPIGNAISRRNEFAADRFATEHTGSAHELGSALLKLRETSAGMPLSHPLFSAFYHSHPPLLERLTALGYTRDEAQPMVVHPS
- the lexA gene encoding repressor LexA, which gives rise to MTLMHHATQLPVVRPMTKLTRTQEKALDFIRAASAKTGVSPTLREICAHMGYKAIGSAQDLVMALRRKGFLEENERQSARALVLTAMARQQMAGEDALEETSDALAVPLLGKVPAGNPVLAVEERIGNLRVSLSLVSASSRQSLKAQNLFALQATGDSMVGAGILDGDFLVVKVNNDPKKGSIVVARLDGDVTVKRLMHEDKSGWFLKPENPRFQNIYASQDAFEVIGEVVALQRALS
- a CDS encoding choline/carnitine O-acyltransferase, which produces MDVKPLSLRPMPPVKDTLAELRDAARYAETSLGDRWRRDIFFTVARSIIERSATLKQGAARDWQNQTMTDAYLTGRESLALFSNISYLFEKPDQNISAVERAANLTRRALLFHRELKTNSLAPEVESGYLLESEQYPYFFGTSRLPGELKDARLHVPDARHFVVAYQGHFYRIDLDDTVPTCADLVATFQGIVASPRDTEAQVGLLTALPRPSWAMIRRQLATSAVNASSLSSMDEALFLLALDFDFNGDMDQQSTHRTAAMRHLILGNFASRWFDKSHQLIVTGDGTAGINRDHSFLDGHPTLRYVQYLNAELETSCVGGKALNFASIKWQIDNQLAQTIATTATMLHAEAEQFAIDTWDAMELGTVEAKALGLNADFIMQAAIHMACFKVFGRFINSTEAVHMRHTQSGRYDSILTLTPAMARLVHEFGEAHQTERRRLISAGQEAHRDRIRACKKGHSPVLHLTALLSSNITWGPLSLKSDGIYWRGRHRIMAAPWQDITACTVTTSHPGARPGLACSGFTDTYPGVVGVSYLVKSDRTTIYLKADHDKLSVAAPIKREIAQALVDLMAAARS